In Hallerella succinigenes, the following are encoded in one genomic region:
- the rph gene encoding ribonuclease PH → MERIDSRKFNETRPVKMTTGFISSADGSVLIEMGNTRVICNATLLPEVPAWLAGKGRGWITAEYSLLPQSTGKRVERERKGASGRTQEIQRLIGRSLRGAADLNALGENAIVVDCDVIQADGGTRTASIIGGFVALALALKKIKKNLGIETQILKHAVTAISVGVVKGEPLLDLCYVEDSAADVDMNIVMRDAKSFIEVQGTGEHSDFDRATLNTLIDLGEKACKEIYPLQMQAIGSDELP, encoded by the coding sequence ATGGAACGCATCGACAGTCGAAAGTTCAACGAAACTCGCCCGGTCAAAATGACCACCGGCTTTATTTCTTCTGCAGACGGTTCTGTTTTAATCGAAATGGGAAACACGCGTGTCATCTGCAATGCGACGCTCCTCCCGGAAGTCCCCGCATGGCTTGCCGGAAAAGGCCGTGGCTGGATTACCGCCGAATATTCCCTGCTCCCGCAGAGTACGGGCAAGCGCGTCGAACGCGAACGCAAAGGCGCATCGGGCCGCACCCAGGAAATCCAACGCCTGATCGGGCGCTCTCTCCGCGGAGCCGCCGACCTGAACGCTCTCGGAGAAAATGCGATCGTCGTCGACTGTGACGTAATCCAGGCAGACGGAGGAACGCGAACGGCAAGCATCATCGGCGGATTTGTCGCCCTTGCGCTCGCACTCAAAAAAATCAAGAAGAACCTCGGTATCGAAACTCAAATTTTGAAGCATGCGGTCACCGCGATTTCTGTCGGCGTCGTCAAGGGCGAACCTCTGCTCGACCTGTGCTACGTCGAAGATTCTGCAGCAGACGTAGACATGAACATCGTCATGCGCGACGCAAAATCCTTTATCGAAGTCCAAGGAACCGGCGAACATTCGGATTTTGACCGTGCCACCTTGAACACGCTCATCGATCTCGGAGAAAAAGCCTGCAAGGAAATTTACCCGCTCCAGATGCAGGCTATCGGAAGCGACGAACTTCCGTAA